From Puntigrus tetrazona isolate hp1 chromosome 8, ASM1883169v1, whole genome shotgun sequence, the proteins below share one genomic window:
- the prr16 gene encoding protein Largen yields MSVSAAAAAAEDGGVNKVRVKRQIRCIVEDLENILGDLKDVAKELKEVVEEIDCLTSDLRLEEDLTDSSKTDTLNSSSSSTTTTTTASSVKIYPEETLFRPAAVLTVLKRPGAPEPMQNGGEALCRRESRCPQTTRERVRFSEKVQYHGYCPDCDSNSSDLHLHTEPIDGKHSPVHQSPAENGCLAQKPHKTILRKSTSTTV; encoded by the exons ATGTCCGTTagcgcggcggcggcggcggcggaggaCGGAGGCGTCAATAAAGTGCGGGTCAAACGACAGATCAGGTGCATCGTGGAGGATCTCGAGAACATCCTGGGAGACCTGAAGGATGTGGCGAAGGAACTCAAAGAG gtggtggaggagatcGACtgcctgacctctgacctccgtCTGGAGGAGGACCTGACGGACAGCTCGAAGACGGACACGCTCAACAGCAGCTCCAGcagcaccaccaccaccaccacggCCTCCAGCGTGAAGATCTACCCCGAGGAGACGCTCTTCAGACCCGCGGCCGTCCTCACCGTCCTGAAGAGACCCGGAGCCCCGGAGCCCATGCAGAACGGAGGAGAGGCCCTGTGTCGCCGGGAGAGCCGCTGTCCTCAGACCACCAGAGAACGAGTGCGCTTCAGCGAGAAGGTGCAGTATCACGGCTACTGTCCGGACTGTGACTCCAACAGCTCCGATCTGCACTTACACACCGAGCCGATCGACGGCAAACACAGCCCCGTCCATCAGAGTCCGGCGGAGAACGGCTGCCTCGCTCAGAAACCACACAAGACCATTCTACGCAAGTCCACCAGCACCACTGTCTGA